Proteins encoded together in one Hymenobacter monticola window:
- a CDS encoding ComF family protein: protein MLLTLWDDFVGLIYPRLCLACQEPLMTGENHLCTGCRAELPYTDYHRLPPDQNPLGRRFWGKLPIRHALSYLRFVRHGRVQHLLHELKYQGQRDVGTALGQLYGAELHAAGIAADFDFIIPVPLHPKKLAKRGYNQAAAFATGLAEGMQLPATPTAMRRTTNTKTQTKKNRAQRWENVATVFEVENPLTVLGKRVLVVDDVLTTGATLEACGAVLLAAGAAEVSIATIACADR from the coding sequence ATGCTCCTCACCCTGTGGGATGATTTCGTGGGCCTCATCTATCCGCGCCTGTGCCTGGCCTGCCAGGAGCCGCTGATGACGGGCGAAAACCACCTCTGCACCGGTTGCCGGGCCGAGCTGCCCTACACCGACTACCACCGCCTGCCGCCCGACCAAAACCCGCTGGGCCGCCGCTTCTGGGGCAAGCTGCCCATCCGCCACGCCTTAAGCTACCTGCGCTTCGTGCGCCACGGCCGGGTGCAGCACCTGCTTCACGAACTCAAGTACCAGGGCCAGCGCGACGTGGGCACCGCCCTTGGCCAGCTCTACGGCGCCGAGCTGCACGCCGCCGGAATCGCCGCCGATTTTGACTTCATCATCCCCGTGCCCCTGCACCCCAAGAAACTAGCCAAGCGCGGCTACAATCAAGCCGCCGCCTTCGCTACCGGTCTGGCCGAGGGCATGCAGCTGCCTGCCACTCCCACCGCCATGCGCCGTACCACCAATACTAAAACGCAAACCAAAAAGAACCGCGCTCAGCGCTGGGAAAACGTAGCTACAGTTTTTGAAGTGGAAAACCCATTGACCGTATTGGGCAAGCGCGTCCTCGTGGTCGATGATGTGCTCACCACCGGCGCCACCCTCGAAGCCTGCGGCGCGGTGCTGCTGGCGGCTGGCGCGGCCGAGGTGAGCATTGCCACCATTGCCTGCGCCGACCGCTAA
- a CDS encoding SUMF1/EgtB/PvdO family nonheme iron enzyme translates to MKLTNYLRLSVLGLVVLASCGKKGPPTAQKPGKYSSTTGIEYNTEKGMAVANFKKIPEGPGLVFIEGGRTVLGSQEEDVTQTHDNIERTVTIASFYMDEAEVANIHWLEYLHFIRTDSAEEFYRSALPDTTVWARDLSFNDPYVTYYLRYPGFRYFPVVGVSWLQADDYCSWRTAKVNERLASGGDAKPGIGGLFGKKKKKGDDAAAGGAEGTAGAAGALATGKNSTSIENGNTLPNYRLPTEAEWEYAAQALVGTQEVGNENQEEKRIYPWDGKSTRNAYGKKQGQFLANFKRGRGDYAGIAGSLNDGAMITEYIYSYPPNDYGLYNMAGNVNEWVQDVYRPLSFQDVEDLNPFRRNGVGDPAEKYDKKGYQSLIDDHVRVYKGGSWRDVAYWLSPGTRRFMAEDSSTATIGFRCAMINAGSNK, encoded by the coding sequence ATGAAATTAACCAATTATCTACGCCTCTCCGTGCTTGGCCTGGTAGTGCTGGCGAGCTGCGGCAAGAAAGGCCCGCCCACGGCCCAAAAGCCGGGCAAATATTCCTCTACGACCGGTATTGAATATAACACGGAGAAGGGCATGGCCGTGGCTAACTTTAAGAAAATCCCCGAAGGCCCGGGCTTGGTGTTCATCGAAGGCGGCCGCACGGTGCTGGGCTCGCAGGAAGAAGACGTGACCCAGACGCACGACAACATCGAGCGCACGGTGACCATCGCCTCGTTCTACATGGACGAAGCCGAGGTGGCCAACATTCACTGGCTGGAATACCTGCACTTCATCCGCACCGACTCGGCCGAAGAGTTTTACCGCTCGGCCCTGCCCGACACCACCGTGTGGGCCCGCGACCTGTCGTTCAACGACCCCTACGTGACGTACTACCTGCGCTACCCCGGCTTCCGCTACTTCCCCGTGGTGGGCGTGAGCTGGCTGCAGGCCGATGACTATTGCTCCTGGCGTACGGCCAAGGTGAACGAGCGCCTGGCATCGGGCGGCGACGCCAAGCCCGGCATCGGTGGCCTCTTCGGCAAGAAAAAGAAAAAAGGCGACGACGCCGCCGCTGGTGGCGCCGAAGGCACCGCCGGTGCAGCCGGCGCTCTGGCAACTGGTAAGAATTCCACTTCTATCGAAAACGGCAACACGCTGCCCAACTACCGCCTCCCCACCGAGGCCGAGTGGGAATATGCTGCTCAGGCACTTGTAGGCACGCAGGAAGTGGGCAACGAGAACCAGGAAGAGAAGCGCATTTACCCCTGGGATGGCAAATCGACCCGCAATGCCTACGGCAAGAAGCAGGGCCAGTTCTTGGCTAACTTCAAGCGCGGCCGCGGCGACTACGCCGGTATTGCTGGCAGCCTGAACGACGGCGCCATGATTACGGAGTACATCTACTCCTACCCGCCGAACGATTACGGCCTCTACAACATGGCTGGCAACGTGAACGAGTGGGTGCAGGACGTGTACCGCCCCCTGTCGTTCCAGGACGTGGAAGACCTGAACCCCTTCCGCCGCAACGGCGTGGGTGACCCTGCCGAGAAGTACGACAAGAAAGGCTACCAGTCGCTGATTGACGACCACGTGCGCGTGTACAAAGGCGGTTCGTGGCGCGATGTGGCCTACTGGCTCTCGCCCGGCACCCGCCGCTTCATGGCCGAAGACTCGTCGACGGCAACCATCGGCTTCCGTTGCGCCATGATTAACGCTGGCTCGAACAAGTAA
- a CDS encoding AsmA family protein, producing MRKILLGVGVFLVVLVLAVVAAPFLFKDKLRALADKQIAQRVRAQVQYDPANIGVSVLHSFPDLTLDIKDLRVIGLDSFSRDTLAYLPNLRVGLDVMTVIKGEEIKINSVELERPDLSLRRLKSGLANWDVMISDSAAAAKGQDTSQVSLAIKGWELTDAHLRYEDLTLPFRMEARGVNHSGSGDFASNVFDMTSKTTATDLDMTYGGVAYLTDKQLDADVTLNMDLNKSLYTFKDNKIKLNDFPFSFAGAIGLPNATDITYDITFKALETDFKTLLSLVPGVFTEKFKNIETSGKVAFDGYAKGTQTATQLPGYGVNLVVTNGRFKYPDLPREAKNINLKMKVDNPTGVTNDVKVNIPQFHLDLGPDPVDGNVAIDGLNPMKVDGRVKANVNLAEALKVYPVKDLNMRGQFFVDGTAKGTYSKTQMPVVNAAIRLTNGYVKSAKFPAPIENINLSGTVVNTTGRVNDTQINLPQFRMVLEGEPLEGRLTAHNIDKPVFDTNVRGTVDLTKITKIFPLEGMTVTGRVSGDIAAKGNMADVEAGRYQNVVASGTVKANNVTYKSKDLPQGVKISSGTATFNNNQIALQSLNGTAGSSDFAASGTVSNYLGYLFTPGQSLKGNLTVNSRNFNANEWMVDEVSAKPTVASTGGKAPAKAEGVLQIPKYFDLVLNSHVDNVTYDNLKLTNAQGSVAVNDQTATLKNMTFNTLGATFGTTGSYSSKNLAHPKFNFGLNIKDLNFQKAFAAFNTIKTLVPLASQVEGVFGTNFSVSGEMGPDMMPNLATLSGKGLFDVVRAAINQSEVMTKIASLTTLPELKTLLVVDKKIQANIVNGNLVVQPFDLTIGDVKMNIGGSNSLTGVLSYITALNVPTGKLGSAMNSKLTQLTGVQNIQGTDRVTLGLNIGGTVKAPVVKLTSGSVKDQGKALVQNVAKQKALDLLGVKPRAISKEDSIRRAGQTTEEAAAQAELDKKQQRIDAANKAKEQISKGFNSLFNKPKPKPKPVEPADSVK from the coding sequence ATGCGAAAAATTTTGTTGGGAGTAGGTGTGTTTTTGGTGGTGTTGGTGTTGGCGGTAGTAGCCGCGCCTTTCCTGTTTAAGGACAAGCTGCGTGCCTTGGCCGACAAGCAGATAGCCCAGCGCGTGCGGGCGCAGGTGCAGTACGACCCGGCCAACATCGGCGTGAGCGTGCTCCACTCCTTCCCCGATTTGACGCTCGACATCAAGGACCTGCGGGTGATTGGGCTCGACTCGTTCAGCCGCGACACGCTGGCCTACTTGCCCAACCTGCGGGTGGGCCTGGACGTGATGACGGTAATCAAAGGCGAGGAAATCAAGATTAACAGCGTGGAGCTGGAGCGGCCCGACCTGAGCCTGCGCCGCCTGAAAAGCGGTCTGGCCAACTGGGACGTAATGATTTCAGACTCCGCGGCTGCGGCCAAGGGCCAGGATACCAGCCAGGTAAGCTTGGCCATTAAGGGCTGGGAGCTGACCGACGCGCACCTGCGCTATGAGGACCTGACGCTGCCTTTTCGGATGGAAGCGCGCGGCGTGAACCACAGCGGCAGCGGCGACTTCGCCAGCAACGTGTTCGACATGACCTCCAAAACCACGGCCACCGACCTCGATATGACCTACGGGGGCGTGGCTTACCTCACCGACAAGCAGCTCGACGCCGACGTGACGCTGAACATGGATTTGAACAAGAGCCTCTACACGTTCAAAGACAACAAGATTAAGCTCAACGACTTCCCCTTCAGCTTCGCGGGCGCCATCGGGCTGCCCAATGCCACGGATATTACCTATGACATCACGTTCAAGGCGCTGGAGACGGATTTCAAAACGCTGCTTAGCCTGGTGCCGGGCGTCTTTACGGAGAAGTTCAAGAACATCGAAACCAGCGGCAAGGTGGCGTTTGACGGCTATGCCAAGGGCACCCAGACGGCCACGCAACTGCCCGGCTACGGCGTGAACCTGGTGGTGACCAACGGCCGCTTCAAATACCCCGACCTGCCGCGCGAGGCCAAGAACATCAACCTCAAGATGAAGGTGGATAACCCCACGGGCGTGACCAACGACGTGAAAGTCAACATCCCGCAGTTTCACCTCGACCTCGGGCCTGACCCGGTGGACGGCAACGTGGCCATCGACGGCCTGAACCCGATGAAGGTGGACGGCCGCGTGAAAGCCAACGTGAACCTGGCCGAAGCCCTGAAGGTGTACCCGGTGAAGGACCTGAACATGCGCGGGCAGTTTTTTGTGGACGGTACGGCAAAGGGCACGTACTCGAAAACCCAGATGCCGGTGGTGAATGCGGCCATTCGCCTCACCAACGGCTACGTGAAATCGGCCAAGTTCCCGGCCCCGATTGAGAACATCAACCTGAGCGGTACGGTGGTGAACACCACGGGCCGGGTGAACGACACGCAGATTAACCTGCCGCAGTTCCGGATGGTGCTGGAGGGCGAGCCGCTGGAAGGCCGCCTCACGGCCCACAACATCGACAAGCCGGTGTTCGACACCAACGTGCGCGGCACGGTGGATTTGACCAAGATTACCAAGATTTTCCCGCTGGAAGGCATGACCGTGACGGGCCGTGTGTCGGGCGACATTGCCGCCAAGGGCAACATGGCCGACGTGGAAGCCGGCCGCTACCAGAACGTGGTGGCCAGCGGCACGGTGAAGGCCAACAACGTGACCTACAAGAGCAAGGACCTGCCGCAGGGCGTGAAAATCAGCTCCGGTACGGCCACTTTCAACAACAACCAAATTGCGCTGCAAAGCCTGAACGGCACGGCCGGGAGCTCCGACTTCGCGGCCTCGGGCACGGTGAGCAACTACCTGGGCTATCTGTTCACGCCGGGCCAGTCGCTGAAGGGCAACCTGACGGTGAACTCGCGCAATTTCAATGCGAACGAGTGGATGGTGGACGAGGTATCGGCCAAGCCCACGGTGGCCAGCACCGGCGGCAAGGCCCCGGCCAAGGCCGAGGGCGTGCTCCAGATTCCCAAGTATTTCGACTTGGTGCTGAACAGCCACGTCGACAACGTGACCTACGACAACCTGAAGCTGACCAACGCCCAGGGCTCGGTGGCGGTGAACGACCAGACGGCCACCCTTAAGAATATGACGTTCAACACGCTGGGGGCTACGTTTGGTACCACGGGCAGCTACAGCAGCAAGAACCTGGCGCACCCCAAGTTCAACTTCGGGCTCAACATCAAAGACCTGAATTTTCAGAAGGCGTTTGCGGCCTTTAACACCATCAAGACGCTGGTGCCGCTGGCCAGCCAGGTGGAGGGCGTGTTTGGTACCAACTTCAGCGTGAGCGGCGAGATGGGGCCCGACATGATGCCGAACCTGGCCACGCTGAGCGGTAAGGGCTTGTTCGACGTGGTGCGGGCGGCCATCAACCAAAGCGAGGTGATGACCAAAATTGCCAGCCTCACTACCCTGCCCGAGCTGAAGACGCTGTTGGTGGTGGACAAGAAAATCCAGGCCAACATCGTGAACGGCAACCTCGTGGTGCAACCCTTCGACCTGACCATTGGCGACGTAAAAATGAACATCGGCGGCTCGAACAGCCTGACCGGCGTGCTCTCCTACATCACCGCCCTGAACGTGCCCACCGGCAAGCTGGGCTCGGCCATGAACAGTAAGCTGACGCAGCTCACGGGCGTGCAAAACATTCAGGGCACCGACCGCGTGACGCTGGGCCTCAACATTGGCGGCACGGTGAAGGCGCCGGTGGTGAAGCTGACCAGCGGCAGCGTGAAGGACCAGGGCAAAGCACTGGTGCAGAACGTGGCCAAGCAAAAGGCCCTCGACCTGCTGGGTGTGAAACCCCGCGCCATCTCGAAGGAAGACAGCATCCGCCGCGCCGGGCAGACGACTGAGGAAGCCGCCGCCCAGGCCGAACTGGACAAGAAGCAGCAGCGCATTGATGCGGCCAACAAAGCCAAAGAGCAAATATCCAAAGGTTTCAACAGCTTGTTCAATAAGCCCAAGCCAAAGCCCAAACCCGTGGAACCGGCCGATTCGGTGAAGTAG
- a CDS encoding PorP/SprF family type IX secretion system membrane protein, translating to MPKRFLSLFLRPKYGLATGLLLGTALGARGQDVFFSQPFATRLHTNPAFTGLVDDYSVTLSYRNQLPLLAGSFVTAQAAADVRLNQPGQHHALGLLINQDRTGAVGYTRFEAGGLYAYHTRIKEKLALSGGLRASYGRQRVGYDNFVFGDQIREDGSVAGPSAESLDFPPVNYFSVGTGAVLYTDQFWLSLAGQHLNQPSLGFRKQSELPLLLNLSGGYKFFKVKPGPGIATREVSYTPVAAYTRQGGSQRIETGVYFTASPVTLGAVYRNIYIPGSVGSQHVLAVVAGVQAGGLRLGYSYDVGLSRLSADLGGAHEVTLALRAFDRLENAHRRLKKRVYPAAPCPTF from the coding sequence ATGCCCAAGCGTTTTCTTTCGTTGTTTTTGCGCCCGAAGTACGGCTTGGCCACGGGCTTGCTGCTGGGCACGGCGTTGGGCGCACGGGGGCAGGACGTTTTTTTCTCCCAGCCTTTTGCCACACGCCTGCACACCAACCCCGCCTTCACTGGCTTGGTTGATGATTATAGCGTGACGCTGAGCTACCGCAACCAGCTCCCGCTGCTGGCGGGTTCCTTCGTCACGGCCCAGGCCGCCGCCGATGTGCGCCTCAACCAGCCCGGCCAGCACCACGCCCTTGGCCTGCTCATCAACCAAGACCGCACCGGCGCAGTGGGCTACACCCGCTTCGAAGCGGGCGGACTCTATGCCTACCACACCCGCATTAAGGAGAAGCTGGCCCTGAGCGGCGGCCTGCGCGCCAGCTACGGCCGCCAGCGCGTCGGATATGACAATTTCGTGTTCGGCGACCAGATTCGCGAAGACGGCAGCGTGGCCGGGCCCTCGGCCGAATCCCTGGATTTCCCGCCCGTCAACTACTTCAGCGTGGGCACCGGCGCGGTGCTCTACACCGACCAGTTCTGGCTCAGTCTGGCCGGCCAGCACCTCAATCAGCCCAGCCTGGGCTTCCGCAAGCAAAGCGAACTGCCCCTGCTGTTGAATCTTTCGGGGGGCTATAAGTTTTTTAAGGTGAAGCCCGGACCCGGCATTGCCACCCGCGAGGTGAGCTACACGCCGGTGGCGGCCTACACCCGACAAGGTGGTTCTCAGCGCATTGAAACCGGCGTTTACTTCACCGCCTCGCCCGTTACTTTGGGAGCGGTGTACCGCAATATTTACATACCGGGCAGCGTTGGGTCGCAGCACGTGCTGGCCGTGGTGGCCGGGGTGCAGGCCGGGGGCCTGCGCCTGGGCTACAGCTACGACGTGGGCCTCAGCCGCCTAAGTGCCGACCTGGGCGGTGCCCACGAGGTGACGCTGGCCCTGCGCGCCTTCGACCGATTGGAAAACGCCCATCGTCGTTTAAAAAAGAGAGTTTACCCGGCAGCCCCTTGCCCAACATTTTAA
- a CDS encoding carboxymuconolactone decarboxylase family protein: MSLVTEFNEYRQRMNATIMAADNKVIKRFFNLDTNTYAAGALDVKTKEMLGLACSMVLRCDDCIKYHVGKCFEEKLTDEEIYEVFAIANIIGGSIVIPHFRRAVEYWEILKSEAGNGARDAEQVDLAAHKAAHDGQPIV; the protein is encoded by the coding sequence ATGTCTCTAGTAACCGAATTCAACGAATACCGCCAGCGGATGAACGCCACCATTATGGCGGCCGACAACAAAGTCATCAAGCGGTTTTTCAACCTCGACACCAACACCTACGCGGCCGGCGCGCTCGACGTGAAAACCAAGGAAATGCTGGGCCTGGCCTGCTCCATGGTGCTGCGCTGCGACGACTGCATCAAGTACCACGTGGGCAAATGCTTCGAGGAAAAGCTCACCGACGAGGAGATTTACGAGGTGTTTGCCATTGCCAACATCATCGGCGGCAGCATTGTGATTCCGCACTTCCGCCGCGCGGTGGAGTACTGGGAAATCCTGAAATCGGAAGCGGGCAATGGGGCGCGGGATGCCGAGCAAGTCGACCTCGCCGCCCACAAAGCCGCTCACGACGGCCAGCCCATTGTATGA
- a CDS encoding OmpA family protein, translating to MKFLFTSLVAFQMAVGFAAHAQVATLSLMGNVQSEDQQALSGAAVTVIHVPSGVRHAAASDRAGRFMIPNLMVGGPYMIRVGEGGYRPQTVENIFLEAGKTANFTVVLNKLNREDNKKGNNRNAVADLDPNATTMTLAPEAVVGGPVLVTIAPKNSKYASSNSPARTAPAPANPTLTASTAPAPADRNPAASRPEAKPVVPTAVAAPVATAPTRSAMPAPMSAPTTTPASAPASVPGAAPATETKKSVAPSRYSRRPYTPNRPYAPRKVTDPIVPGHFDAKSGNYIYHTGAPTTLKLANGATLAGVGVNSTESYLHRFLADPAAKVDTADLTNGWYNFDRVFFTPGKATLTPESMGQLRNIATILKAYPNARVKLGGYTDSTGTYQVNRQLSEARARTAWASLVDMGISPSRIEARGYGPRYSISANNSEAGRAMNRRLSVKVLQK from the coding sequence ATGAAGTTCCTTTTTACCTCGCTTGTGGCATTCCAAATGGCGGTCGGATTTGCTGCGCACGCGCAGGTTGCCACGCTGAGCCTGATGGGCAACGTGCAGTCTGAAGACCAACAGGCCTTGTCAGGCGCCGCAGTCACGGTTATCCACGTACCCTCCGGCGTGCGCCACGCGGCGGCTTCCGACCGAGCCGGCCGTTTCATGATTCCCAACCTGATGGTGGGCGGCCCCTACATGATACGCGTGGGCGAGGGCGGGTACCGCCCTCAAACAGTAGAGAACATATTTTTGGAGGCTGGCAAAACTGCAAACTTCACGGTTGTACTCAATAAGTTAAATCGTGAAGACAATAAAAAAGGAAACAACCGGAATGCTGTTGCGGACCTAGACCCCAACGCCACTACCATGACGTTGGCTCCGGAAGCCGTAGTGGGTGGCCCGGTGTTGGTGACCATTGCGCCCAAAAATTCGAAGTACGCGAGCAGCAACAGCCCGGCTCGCACCGCCCCAGCCCCTGCAAACCCGACGTTAACGGCTTCGACGGCACCCGCGCCCGCCGACCGTAACCCGGCAGCCTCGCGCCCGGAAGCCAAGCCCGTAGTGCCCACGGCAGTTGCGGCTCCTGTCGCTACGGCACCAACCCGGTCGGCAATGCCCGCACCGATGTCTGCGCCCACAACAACACCGGCATCGGCGCCCGCGTCCGTACCCGGCGCGGCCCCGGCAACGGAAACAAAGAAGTCCGTGGCGCCTTCGCGCTACAGCCGCCGGCCCTACACGCCCAACCGGCCCTACGCTCCCCGCAAGGTGACCGACCCCATTGTACCGGGCCATTTCGACGCCAAAAGCGGCAACTACATCTACCACACCGGCGCCCCCACCACGTTGAAGCTGGCCAACGGCGCCACCCTCGCTGGCGTCGGCGTCAACTCGACGGAAAGCTACCTGCACCGCTTCTTGGCCGACCCTGCTGCCAAAGTGGACACCGCGGACCTGACCAACGGCTGGTACAATTTCGACCGCGTGTTTTTCACGCCCGGCAAGGCCACACTCACGCCCGAATCGATGGGGCAGTTGCGCAACATCGCTACGATTTTGAAAGCTTACCCCAACGCCCGCGTCAAGCTCGGCGGCTACACCGATAGCACGGGTACCTACCAGGTAAACCGGCAGCTCAGCGAGGCCCGCGCCCGCACTGCTTGGGCCAGCCTTGTCGACATGGGCATCAGCCCTAGCCGCATCGAGGCCCGCGGCTACGGCCCGCGCTATTCCATTTCGGCCAACAACTCGGAGGCAGGCCGCGCCATGAACCGCCGCCTCAGCGTGAAAGTGCTGCAAAAGTAG
- a CDS encoding HlyD family secretion protein, whose product MLNLSNQHVAEWVWEKIPRKSRPELLRINGSKRMGRILLVVAVLFIVALFLPWRQTISGTGTLTALTPQDRPQTVQNQIAGRIEHWNVREGQFVHKGDTLLTVSEIKDEYFDPNLPERLREQLAAKVANVAAYGAKIAATDQQIAALGTTLQVQLESARNKVEQAENYLNIDRADQVAANNYYETTRARLARYEEGYKNGLFSLTDIETRRLKLQEDLAKVTAARNKVASSQQALANARIELSNLRAKYAQDLAKAQSDRSSAVSSRASSEGEVATTRNKIANVDVRRGLYVVRAPQTGYVVRALKAGIGETIKEGESIATLQPEAPLLAAEIYVRAMDVPLIQRGRQVRLQFDGWPAIQFSGWPSAAVGTFGGFVSVIDVVSSGGGKYRLLVRPAQPQEGDKPWPRQLRLGSGVQGWVILDSVPVWYEIWRQLNGFPPTLAAEPDEAPVKGDKGK is encoded by the coding sequence ATGCTTAATCTCTCGAACCAACACGTAGCCGAGTGGGTATGGGAAAAAATACCCCGCAAATCGCGCCCCGAGCTGCTGCGCATTAACGGCAGCAAGCGGATGGGCCGCATCCTGCTGGTGGTGGCCGTCCTGTTTATCGTTGCCTTGTTTCTGCCCTGGCGGCAGACGATTTCGGGCACGGGCACGCTCACGGCCCTCACGCCCCAGGACCGGCCCCAGACCGTGCAAAACCAGATTGCTGGTCGCATCGAGCATTGGAACGTGCGCGAGGGCCAGTTTGTGCACAAGGGCGACACGCTGCTCACCGTGTCGGAAATCAAGGACGAATACTTTGACCCCAACCTGCCCGAGCGCCTGCGCGAGCAGCTGGCCGCCAAAGTGGCCAACGTGGCCGCCTACGGCGCCAAAATAGCCGCCACCGACCAGCAGATTGCCGCCCTTGGCACCACGCTGCAGGTGCAGCTCGAATCGGCCCGCAACAAGGTGGAGCAGGCCGAGAACTACCTCAACATCGACCGCGCCGACCAGGTGGCGGCCAACAACTACTACGAAACCACCCGCGCCCGGCTGGCCCGCTACGAGGAAGGCTACAAAAACGGCCTCTTTTCACTTACCGACATTGAAACCCGCCGCCTCAAGCTGCAGGAAGACCTGGCCAAGGTGACAGCCGCCCGCAACAAAGTGGCCAGCAGCCAGCAGGCCCTGGCCAACGCCCGCATCGAACTCAGCAACCTGCGCGCCAAGTACGCCCAGGACCTGGCCAAGGCCCAGTCGGACCGCAGCTCGGCTGTGTCGAGCCGCGCCAGCTCGGAAGGGGAGGTGGCCACCACGCGCAATAAAATTGCCAACGTGGACGTGCGCCGCGGCCTCTACGTAGTGCGCGCGCCCCAAACGGGCTACGTGGTGCGGGCCCTCAAGGCCGGCATTGGCGAGACCATTAAGGAAGGCGAATCCATTGCCACGCTGCAGCCCGAGGCGCCGCTGCTGGCCGCCGAAATCTACGTGCGGGCCATGGACGTGCCGCTCATTCAGCGCGGGCGGCAGGTGCGGCTGCAGTTTGATGGCTGGCCCGCCATTCAGTTTTCGGGCTGGCCCTCGGCGGCGGTGGGCACATTCGGCGGCTTCGTGTCGGTGATTGACGTGGTGAGCAGCGGCGGCGGCAAATACCGCCTGCTGGTGCGCCCGGCGCAGCCCCAGGAAGGCGACAAGCCGTGGCCACGGCAATTGCGCCTGGGCTCGGGCGTGCAGGGCTGGGTGATTCTGGATTCGGTGCCGGTGTGGTACGAAATCTGGCGGCAGCTCAACGGTTTCCCGCCCACCCTGGCCGCTGAGCCCGATGAAGCACCGGTGAAAGGTGACAAGGGCAAATAA
- a CDS encoding ABC transporter transmembrane domain-containing protein, translating to MGSYASTLPPPTPWQRLTRMLDTERKTIRHIIWYAVVAGLVSLSLPLGTQAVFNLVSTGAVFGSTYLLIAVVVGGVLLASILLIGQLTMVEAIEQRLFAKAAIEFAYRLPRIKPEALEGQNPQELVNRFFDVLTVQKGLTKLLIDLMFAGMQILFGALVLAFYHPIFIALGLFTIIALVLIYALNYQRALRTSIAESAYKYELVDWLEQVAGRLPEVRAERTQNDEALIRTDELTSSYLHARNSHFQVLKTYYAYATALRTILTAGLLIAGTLFVVSRQMTLGQFVAAEVLIVQISASIEKLMTGVSTIFDILTGVEKMAAVTDLPLDPHHADIAHA from the coding sequence ATGGGTTCATACGCTAGTACTTTGCCACCGCCCACGCCCTGGCAACGCCTAACGCGGATGCTCGACACCGAGCGCAAAACGATTCGTCACATCATCTGGTACGCCGTGGTGGCGGGCCTCGTCAGCTTGTCGTTGCCGCTGGGCACGCAGGCGGTGTTTAATCTGGTTTCGACCGGGGCCGTATTTGGCTCCACCTACCTGCTCATTGCTGTGGTGGTGGGCGGCGTGTTGCTGGCCAGCATCCTGCTCATTGGGCAGCTCACGATGGTCGAAGCCATCGAGCAACGCCTGTTCGCGAAGGCGGCCATCGAGTTTGCCTACCGCCTGCCGCGCATCAAGCCTGAAGCCTTGGAAGGCCAGAACCCGCAGGAGCTGGTGAACCGCTTTTTCGACGTGCTGACGGTGCAGAAAGGGTTGACCAAGCTGCTGATTGACCTGATGTTTGCGGGCATGCAGATTCTGTTTGGGGCGTTGGTGCTGGCGTTTTACCACCCCATCTTCATCGCGTTGGGGCTGTTCACCATCATTGCCCTCGTCCTCATTTACGCCCTGAACTACCAGCGCGCCCTGCGCACCAGCATTGCCGAATCGGCCTATAAGTACGAGCTGGTGGACTGGCTGGAGCAGGTGGCCGGCCGCCTGCCCGAGGTCCGCGCCGAGCGCACGCAGAACGACGAGGCCCTCATCCGTACCGACGAGCTGACGTCGAGCTACCTGCACGCGCGCAATTCGCACTTTCAGGTGCTGAAAACTTACTACGCCTACGCCACGGCTTTGCGCACCATCCTCACGGCCGGCCTGCTGATTGCGGGCACGCTGTTCGTGGTGTCGCGCCAGATGACGCTGGGCCAGTTCGTGGCCGCCGAGGTACTCATTGTGCAAATCAGCGCTTCCATTGAGAAGCTGATGACGGGCGTGAGCACCATTTTCGATATTCTGACCGGGGTGGAAAAAATGGCGGCCGTGACCGACCTGCCCCTCGACCCCCACCACGCCGACATCGCCCATGCTTAA